One Streptomyces sp. NBC_00223 genomic window carries:
- the orn gene encoding oligoribonuclease has product MNDRMVWIDCEMTGLSLAHDALIEVAALVTDSELNVLGEGVDIVIRPPAEALASMPEIVRQMHTASGLLEELAGGVELAEAEKLVLDYVREHVSEPRKAPLCGNSVSTDRGFLARDMPALEQHLHYRIVDVSSIKELARRWYPRAYYNSPEKNGNHRALADIRESIAELRYYREAVFVPAPGPDTDTARAIAAKHVRPAEGPAH; this is encoded by the coding sequence ATGAACGACCGGATGGTGTGGATCGACTGTGAGATGACGGGCCTGTCACTGGCGCACGACGCGCTGATCGAGGTGGCAGCGCTCGTCACCGACTCCGAGCTGAACGTCCTCGGCGAGGGGGTGGACATCGTGATCCGCCCGCCCGCCGAGGCGCTCGCGTCCATGCCGGAGATCGTCCGCCAGATGCACACCGCCTCCGGCCTGCTGGAGGAGCTGGCCGGGGGCGTGGAGCTGGCCGAGGCGGAGAAGCTGGTGCTCGACTACGTGCGCGAGCACGTCAGTGAGCCCCGCAAGGCCCCGCTGTGCGGCAACTCGGTCTCCACCGACCGCGGCTTCCTCGCGCGGGACATGCCGGCCCTTGAGCAGCATCTGCACTACCGGATCGTGGACGTCTCCTCGATCAAGGAGCTGGCCCGCCGCTGGTACCCGCGGGCCTACTACAACAGCCCCGAGAAGAACGGCAACCACCGGGCGCTGGCCGACATCCGCGAGTCCATCGCCGAGCTGCGGTACTACCGCGAGGCCGTCTTCGTGCCCGCCCCGGGCCCGGACACCGACACGGCCCGCGCGATCGCCGCGAAGCACGTACGGCCCGCGGAGGGGCCCGCGCACTGA
- a CDS encoding GlxA family transcriptional regulator — translation MSQESSSGTATDTPSQAPSASPRAIRKLSARRRPEVVAVLLFSGGPIFESSIPLSVFGIDRQDAGVPRYRLLVCAGEEGPLRTTGGLELTAPYGLEALSRAGTVVVPTWRSISQAPPPEALDAIRRAHEEGARIIGLCTGAFVLAAAGLLDGRPATTHWMYAPTLAKRYPSVHVDPRELFVDDGDVLTSAGTAAGIDLCLHVVRTDHGAEAAAALARRLVVPPRRADWQTGQRHLDRSLPEEIGADPLAEVVAWALEHLHEQFDVEALAARAYMSRRTFDRRFRSLTGSAPLQWLITQRVLQAQRLLETSDYSVDEVAGRCGFRSPVALRGHFRRQLGSSPASYRAAYRARRPQEEQERQLPPQELPALRRGPVSQILAAPGKGEPDAYSPRVPEQSGRTDLPEVPPRNRLRAGRGLGAALPGPRDRP, via the coding sequence ATGAGCCAGGAGTCCAGTTCCGGTACGGCGACGGACACTCCGTCGCAAGCACCATCGGCATCGCCTCGCGCCATCCGTAAGCTTTCCGCGCGCCGACGACCGGAAGTCGTCGCGGTGTTGCTCTTCAGTGGTGGCCCGATCTTCGAGAGTTCCATACCGCTGTCCGTCTTCGGCATAGACCGGCAGGACGCGGGCGTGCCCCGCTACCGGCTGCTGGTGTGCGCCGGGGAAGAGGGGCCGCTGCGGACCACGGGCGGCCTCGAACTGACCGCGCCCTACGGCCTGGAGGCCCTCTCCCGGGCCGGCACGGTGGTCGTGCCGACCTGGCGGTCGATATCCCAGGCACCGCCCCCCGAGGCGCTCGACGCGATCCGCCGGGCCCACGAGGAGGGCGCCAGGATCATCGGCCTGTGCACGGGTGCCTTCGTGCTCGCCGCCGCCGGGCTGCTGGACGGCCGCCCGGCGACCACGCACTGGATGTACGCGCCCACGCTCGCCAAGCGCTACCCGTCCGTGCACGTCGACCCGCGGGAGCTGTTCGTGGACGACGGTGACGTGCTGACGTCCGCGGGCACGGCCGCCGGCATCGACCTGTGCCTGCACGTCGTGCGGACCGACCACGGCGCCGAGGCCGCGGCCGCGCTGGCCCGGCGGCTGGTCGTGCCGCCGCGGCGGGCCGACTGGCAGACCGGGCAACGGCATCTGGACAGGTCTTTACCCGAGGAGATCGGCGCGGACCCGCTGGCCGAGGTCGTCGCGTGGGCACTTGAGCACCTCCACGAGCAGTTCGACGTGGAGGCGCTGGCCGCGCGCGCGTACATGAGCCGGCGCACCTTCGACCGGCGCTTCCGCTCGCTGACCGGCAGCGCTCCGTTGCAGTGGCTGATCACGCAGCGGGTGCTCCAGGCGCAGCGGCTGCTGGAGACCTCCGACTACTCGGTCGACGAGGTCGCGGGCCGCTGCGGCTTCCGCTCGCCGGTGGCGCTGCGCGGTCACTTCCGGCGGCAGCTGGGGTCCTCTCCGGCGTCCTACCGGGCCGCCTACCGGGCCCGCAGGCCGCAGGAGGAGCAGGAGCGGCAGCTGCCTCCCCAGGAGCTGCCCGCGCTGCGCAGGGGCCCGGTGTCGCAGATCCTGGCGGCACCGGGGAAGGGCGAGCCGGACGCGTACTCGCCCCGGGTCCCGGAGCAGTCCGGCCGGACCGATCTGCCGGAGGTACCGCCCCGCAACCGGTTGCGGGCCGGACGCGGGCTCGGTGCCGCACTGCCGGGACCGCGCGATCGCCCGTAG